A genome region from Cutaneotrichosporon cavernicola HIS019 DNA, chromosome: 5 includes the following:
- a CDS encoding uncharacterized protein (Beta-eliminating lyase), whose amino-acid sequence MTTTQKRQRTPDITADVGGQKNVDQLHKTSRDFRSDTFTMPTDAQLQRSMTASRGDDVYLEDADTAALEARIARMCGKEACMFGASGTMTNQLAIRTHLKQPPHSVITDNRAHVHMFEAGGIALFSQATTHGIVAENGIHLTAEDVRGALQLGTNIHIAPTKLICLENTLSGIVFPQEEIVEISKLAHENDIAMHLDGARLWNVAAKEVEERGLDATNQDDVTTVMTDLLQPFDSASLCLSKGIGAPVGSATVGSKDFIDRCKWFRKAFGGGWRQVGGLAAMADHGLTHHFPRLAETHALARRLADGLKAAGFEISAPVDTNMVFWDATPLGLKTKDVIDALAAHPDPITIGSNRCVLHHQTSPQAVDDFIAVVTRLAEGVPVDKRSPREAGTARKGIQVLTPPSDPVQELHHKEPSRKRVKLGY is encoded by the exons ATGACTACCACCCAGAAACGCCAGAGGACTCCCGACATCACGGCCGACGTGGGCGGGCAGAAGAACGTGGACCAGCTCCACAAGACCAGTCGCGATTTCCGGA GCGACACATTTACGATGCCGACGGACGCGCAGCTCCAGCGGTCCatgacggcgtcgcgcggcgacgacgtctatctcgaggacgcggacACTGCGGCTCTGGAAGCGCGCATCGCGCGCATGTGCGGCAAGGAGGCGTGCATGTTCGGTGCGAGTGGAACCATGACGAACCAGCTCGCGATCAGGACACACTTGAAGCAGCCGCCTCACTCTGTCATCACCGACAACCGTGCGCACGTGCACATGTTTGAGGCGGGTGGTATTGCGCTCTTCTCTCAGGCGACAACGCATGGTATTGTCGCCGAGAACGGCATCCACCTCACGGCCGAGGATGTGCGCGGTGCTCTGCAGCTCGGCACCAACATCCACATTGCGCCGACAAAGCTTATCTGTCTCGAGAACACTTTGTCGGGCATTGTGTTCCCACAAGAAGAGATTGTGGAGATTAGCAAGTTGGCGCACGAGAATGACATTGCGATGCACCTCGACGGAGCGCGGTTGTGGAATGTCGCTGCCAAAGAGGTCGAAgagcgcggcctcgacgcgaCCAACCAAGACGACGTTACCACCGTCATGACCGACCTGTTGCAACCATTTGATTCGGCGTCACTCTGCCTGTCCAAGGGGATCGGAGCGCCGGTGGGTTCCGCCACTGTTGGGAGCAAGGACTTTATCGACCGTTGCAAGTGGTTCCGTAAGGCAtttggtggtggttggcGCCAAGTCGGTGGTCTGGCCGCCATGGCTGACCATGGGCTCACCCACCATTTCCCGCGGTTGGCCGAGAcgcacgccctcgcccgccgcctggcGGACGGCCTCAAGGCGGCCGGATTCGAGATCTCTGCTCCTGTCGATACCAACATGGTGTTCTGGGATGCGACGCCGCTCGGTCTCAAGACCAAAGACGTGATCGATGCCCTCGCAGCTCACCCCGACCCCATTACGATCGGGTCCAACCGCTGCGTGCTGCACCACCAGACGTCGCCGCAGGCTGTCGACGATTTCATCGCCGTTGTGACTCGCCTCGCGGAGGGCGTGCCTGTTGACAAGCGGTCGCCGCGCGAAGCCGGCACAGCGCGTAAGGGCATCCAGGTGCTCACGCCTCCATCCGACCCCGTGCAGGAGCTGCACCACAAGGAGCCGTCGCGTAagcgcgtcaagctcgGGTACTAG
- a CDS encoding uncharacterized protein (Sugar (and other) transporter) gives MFGFGKKGEKAELEQSSPDGTTVGLPPSPPDTVEGVMPAKKQNGTFQDTESVISDVTLVAQQEGLKPTFVAKVNVINRALAEIGMGKYQWEMFLAGGFGWFADNIWLQGVAIVQPQVSYEWNRPVGQTPNIRFTTLALYAGLIVGASFWGCSADIIGRRTAWNATLFVGAVFGVAAGGANNFVTFCALLACIGFGVGGNLPVDGTMFLEFLPGTHQYLLTLLSVWWAIGQVVASLIAWGFLARWNCDQAVADPDYICQASENMGWRYTYYTLGAMMFVLWIGRFFILPVYESPKFLISHGRDQAAVDVINAVAKRNKHPLRISIEDLHSAVEPFLTEEEKMNAQYETKLSTMELIKSGLSEFNISHIKTLFATRRLAFSTTLIVFCYGAVGIAYPLFFSFLGTYLDNKLGAAGSGGTDINSLYRAYTYQAVCGVPGSFAAAYLVTWSRGGRKFAMAFFTAMTGVFLFCLTASRNNATTQALTCIASFFANAFYGVMYGYAPELFPTPARGTGDALCAAFNRITGIFAPVIAIVAPSLKQNPDGPVMASGGIFIATGIIMLFLPVETNGRTAL, from the exons ATGTTTGGCTTTGGGAAAaagggcgagaaggccgagtTGGAACAGTCGTCTCCGGACGGTACCACTGTTGGCCTCCCCCCTTCGCCTCCCGACACTGTTGAGGGCGTTATGCCCGCCAAGAAGCAGAATGGCACATTCCAAGACACCGAGTCTGTCATCTCGGACGTtaccctcgtcgcccagcAGGAGGGCCTCAAGCCGACGTTTGTCGCCAAAGTCAACGTGATCAACCGCGCACTCGCTGAGATCGGCATGGGCAAGTACCAGTGGGAGATGTTCCTTGCTGGCGGTTTTGGCTGGTTTGCCGACAACATTT GGCTCCAGGGTGTCGCGATTGTGCAGCCGCAGGTCAGCTACGAGTGGAACCGCCCCGTCGGTCAGACACCCAACATCAGGTTTACCACTTTAGCTCTGTATGCGGGTCTGATCGTTGGTGCCTCCTTCTGGGGGTGCTCGGCTGACATTATCGG TCGCCGCACGGCATGGAACGCTACTCTGTTCGTTGGCGCAGTCTTCGGTGTCGCTGCCGGCGGTGCAAACAACTTTGTCACTTTCTGCGCTCTCCTCGCTTGCATCGGcttcggcgtcggtggcaACCTTCCTGTCGACGGCACCATGTTCCTCGAGTTCCTGCCTGGCACCCACCAATACCTCCTGACGCTGCTGTCGGTCTGGTGGGCGATCGGCCAGGTCGTTGCGTCGCTTATTGCTTGGGGCTTCCTCGCCAGGTGGAACTGTGACCAGGCCGTCGCGGACCCCGATTACATTTGCCAGGCTAGCGAGAACATGGGCTGGCGCTACACCTACTACACTCTCGGTGCAATGATGTTCGTCCTCTGGATCGGCCGCTTCTTCATCCTTCCGGTCTATGAGTCGCCCAAGTTCCTTATCTCTCATGGCCGCGACCAGGCTGCCGTCGACGTGATCAACGCTGTCGCCAAGCGCAACAAGCACCCTCTGCGCATCTCGATCGAAGACCTCCACAGTGCTGTCGAGCCGTTCTTGACCGAAGAAGAGAAGATGAACGCCCAGTACGAGACCAAGCTCTCCACCATGGAACTCATCAAGTCCGGGTTGTCCGAATTCAACATCAGCCACATCAAGACCCTCTTCGCCACCAGGCGCCTTGCGTTTTCGACCACCCTCATTGTCTTCTGCTACGGTGCAGTCGGAATTGCGTACccgctcttcttctcttTCCTTGGAACGTATCTGGACAATAAGCTCGGAGCGGCAGGCAGCGGAGGCACTGACATCAATTCGCTCTACAGGGCGTACACCTACCAGGCGGTGTGCGGTGTGCCCGGCTCCTTTGCGGCTGCGTACCTCGTCACCTGGTCGCGTGGCGGACGTAAGTTTGCCATGGCTTTCTTCACCGCAATGACTGgcgtcttcctcttctGTCTCACGGCGTCCAGGAACAACGCCACCACTCAGGCTCTGACCTGCATCGCCTCGTTCTTTGCCAACGCCTTCTACGGTGTCATGTACGGCTATGCGCCCGAGCTCTTCCCGACCCCGGCCCGCGGCACTGGTGACGCACTGTGCGCGGCATTCAACCGTATCACGGGTATCTTTGCGCCCGTAATTGCCATTGTGGCCCCGTCGCTCAAGCAGAACCCGGACGGCCCGGTAATGGCGTCTGGCGGCATCTTCATCGCCACCGGCATCATCATGTTGTTCCTCCCGGTCGAAACCAACGGCCGTACGGCGTTGTAA